A stretch of DNA from Cannabis sativa cultivar Pink pepper isolate KNU-18-1 chromosome X, ASM2916894v1, whole genome shotgun sequence:
atacattgtactctttttccctagctcagattttatcccactgggtttttctgggaaggtttttaacgagacaactataaatcatgttaacatacttgcattttatgaagcaagtagagaatgtgtgggagtgagatcattgacatagcatattcgggaaacatatggattgcactcaataaagaagtatcaacccaagcaattctctatggataatattgcttgcatcgctcaactaaaaggatggtacattgaaggagatagagttagaacacatttcaccaaattcttctttatacgcttcaagaaaacgcatgttggtgttcaacatattcaatcaagtgtcaatcttgcaaacttattcacaaagttattaccaacatcaatatTTGAGAAGACAGTAGACAAGATGGAatttcgtcgattagaagatctccacaaatgcctaaatgagggggagttagtttacactatactctttttctttttgatcaagtttttcagcaagattttgaatgagacagttattatggacatccaagggggagtgttataaatattaataattatgtggatgcccaaatcttttatttattaccattaattgtaatcaacattcctctttttcttagtttccttttttcttagtttttaatatttcactcttgtatttgtataaatatagGGGTTCACCttattggaataaacaactcagaaattttcattcactttctctttctctcttcatcatcttcttcttctttcttctcatctacttttatattattttataacacataTAATGTTTTATGTAATTGAAATTTGAAAGTTGAACATCTATTAGAATTAGTTTCAGGGCCAATTTAGCACAGTTATGCTGTGGGAAAAAGTTGTTATAGTTGTGCTGTAAGAAAAAGAAGTTGTAgtaaaattgtgaaaaaaagcTGAGCTGaatgtttggtaaattataaatttcaaagtaatgtgagttgttaagattgattataatgataatgataatgttataatctagtttattataatcacaaatatgtaaaaacttattttatataatattttattttttatatatttttaatttttttttcaaatataaatttatatgcatttaataaaaaataaattatagtattttttattatgttttatcaaatgtaaaaaaatattaaaatctcaaatatataagaaaaatagttgatgttgtttgttaatattaaaataaaatataacttattttttaaaaaaataagagatttaatgattatttattttattttttaatatctttatatattaaaagtgtctatctaacgtcatttcttggtttaacattcttggtttaacagaatatacttaaaaataaaagaatattctgttaaatttaacgattaggtttgatctcccgttaaaaaataaacccaataattaaacccaaaaaattaaacaatcttttaaataaacaatcttttaaatattaataatctctttttaaattaaaaaaatcatcttagccacatatctctctaacaaacctatcttgggagaatattaataatttttttatttattttttaaaaaagaaaaatatagataaaatatttagaaaatataatataaaagaagattgattgtgttgtcttagagatttttgggcttgggcttaaaaaaataataaaaaaaaaaagataaaatgggctgtaattagtatttaccttatatgtttgtgcttatttttagttttatttttaattttaccactaagaggagaaggttaaaaaatattagaatatgaaaatattattggtgcttattagtaatttgcaaagaatgtgaaagtctataaatatatagttctgtagctattattagatatgaaaatgagataatagaactttttttcaattagaagattaatgtacattttactattaataacatacattattataacacaactatattttacttactaaatatactgacacatattttatttttataaaacaaatcgttcaaataattatactattttaattattaattcaaataaaaaattaaaatattaaataaaactaacactacgtggcttggcacgtaacaatcacctagtataataaataagtaaatatgattttagtacaaaaaaaattattatagccTTTTAATCAAAACAGCTTATTCTAAAAATTAGGTTGGAGCAGCTTTAGCTTTTAGCTGTAGTTTCTCCAAAAATTCTTCATAAAGTTATTTTTTGACTGCTTACCAAACACATttttatcacaatttttttcaaaaagcaGCTTTTAGCTTTTCCAAAAATTGTGCCAAACGAGCCCTCAGTTAGTTAAGTCACCACGGTTAAGTTAGTTTATTTACCTTTCGGTTAAGTTGTTATATTCTGTTAGTAATTGATTCCCCTAACTAACTCACCTTTGCCTAATTGCCTATAAGGGCCTCTTGTAAACAATGTACAATTCAGTTCAATAAAGAACacaatttctcttttttttcttctatccCTTTTTCTCATATGGTATTAGAAGTTATCTTGCCCACAACTTCCATAGTAGACCTTCCACAGGCTCTAACAATGGTGCTCCTCCATCAACAACAGAGCCAAATGCAGCAACTGAGACAAATAGAGATCAATCCTGAAGTCTTTTCAGGTCCACACCCTCCAACCTCAATTGTTCCTCTAAGAAATTTGATTCTCAGGCCTTAATCTCAAAGCTCAGCCGTTCCAGATCTCATTCATTCTCCTATAGATGATCACAACACTGCAATCATCATGAACTTCTCATCCTCCCGTTCGTCCTATCAACAATGACGTTTCCAATCATTTCTTCCTTGGTGTTGGCGATCATCCTTGCCTTGTCCTCGCCTCTGTTCTAAATGACACAAACTACCTCATGGTCGAACCCCTTATGAAGGCCCatgagttagatttttgccattaTTTTGCTTCCTTAATGAAGCAAACTCATATTTATTCAGTAATGTCATTTTTTTGCTCTAGTTATTTAAATACTAattttatctatttaataatttgggactttttcatttttacacttcaaaataatttttttttgcatttttacaaaattctacatagaaacccttattgcaattagcgctgcaacctaaattgcaacaaaaaatcgtacagaaacccctattgcaactagcgctgcaaccactttagaaacccaaaacgtaaatttgaaaaaaaaaaaaagttaaaaaaatagtatatggggtaattcccctaataattataattaattatcaattaaaattactatttaaatatatttatcaatTAGACCTTACAAGGTctcttaattgataaataaactccgaactctcttttcttctcaattatGTCATTCCTTGGTaaaattcacaaacaaaacATAATCTTTATTTAGaatcctatttaattaaataaattaattaattgagactacaaaataatattatcctaattagtTTGGGGACTATGGACCTATGTAACCAAACATGAGCCTATGTAACCAAACTCCTAATAAGTAGttttagaatttaccaagtaaattctctatctTATTAATTCATCCTCACTCCACTATATAGATTCTAAATTGCACTTTTGATTATATAAAATGTTCTATTCAACAGAGATacactataaattatccattgattcaatctaaataattaaacatcatctatagatgatttacatcaagtagggacaaatttatcgttttgctcttcaatgtattttatccttaaaatacttagcttcttataaatgatatttcagtaaactaatataattactgaaataagagctcttctatTTATGTTTGTTAGCCAAGCTCTAAggaaatttttataattaaaattttcttgtgTGCACATTATAGTTATAGTAGATATTctatttgtttttgaaaaatttataataatttataatgtcCAAAAAAAAGGAATTAAACTTTAATAATGTCCTAAAAAAACATTATAAATATCATtgtgtaagtaaactttatcgttgattatcacgtcagtgtaaatctagggcaCTGATAAATCATGGAACTAAATAGTTTAAAGTAGGGCTGAACATTTAGACCCACAAACCCGAAAACCCGGCCACCCGCCCTGACCCGCTgccaaaaaaaaccaaaaaactgATAACCTGTATGGTCGGGTCGGGTCTAACCCGAAAATGCTCTATACGGGTATCGGGTTCGAGTTTTAAAGAAACACAttaaattttgagttttaatcTGAAAtccgaaaaataaaaattagaaacattttttaattattattattacatttaCTTACTGTACagaactaaaaactaaaaagcaAAAACTCTAAAAAGTGAATATCTCATTTTTATCATCTCCAATATTCAATCGTATTTTCCCAAAAGTTTAATCCTCCTAAAAGTCATCTCATCTCTGGCGCCGATCATCTCATCTCTACTGTTCAATGTGCAAATCAATTCAATTCAggctcaaaaaaaaatattaaaaatcgaAACCAActgttatacatatatatattaatttattaagttttttttctttattattgtaattactaataatatatatgtataacggtcGGTTTCGATTTTTTTGATCAGTTTATTACCCAAAAAAAACTTACTGTTTAATGGCAATTCTAACTGTTAGCAGTTTTTTCAGTTTTCGGTTCCAACGGTGTTCGGTAGGTCGGTTTGAAcgattttttcgattttctgGATTTTATGCTCAACCCTAGTttaaagcatataatcacaattattttctaCTGTGATGATATCATTGTAATCGTGAGTAACTaaatgttctggatttaatagaatttgtaTATTCAAAACCATAatcatgaaaactacatgtaaacctaaattatttctaattttttattgatagtaaataagattatattaaaattgttttatttagagcataaaatcccaacaaagtAGGTGTGGACAAAAGAAAATAATGGTAAATTTTCGACGAAAACGGCCTATGTTACACAAGTTGTCGAAAGAGCCCCCTTTGCAATGTCTCTCCAATTCTTTGGAACAAATTATGGAACTCTAGAATACTCGAGAGTATGAAATTACTTGGTGGTGTATTCTTTGTAATTTCCCCCAGATAAATTAGTTGTGGGATCTAGAATTACAATCGAGGATATGATTTGTCCTCTTTGTGGGGGTGATCATGAAGAGGAGAACATTGACTATTTGTTCATTTTTTATGATTTTGCTTATCATCTTTAAAGGTCCTTCCCGTGGGGCTTAATTCCTTTGAGGGATAATTGTATGAGATGTTAAGATTGAGTTAAATTCATTTGAGATTTGAGTATGGAATAAATGCTAGTGAAATATTTTAATATGCTTTCTTGTAGACACTATTTTGCCGGCTAAGAACAAAAAAGTCCATAATGTATATTGTGAGTGGTAGCTTAGGCTCCAAGCAATCTTCTTTGTGCTAAAGGATGGAAGCCTATTGGAACTAAATACTTTTAGTCTCCcctaagagcatctccaataaTAGTGAGGTGCTCTTAGTAGAGACTAAAAGTCTTCAGTTGAGTTTCAGCGGAGCCCTATTAGGCAAGGTTGCCGCTAGCAGTTCACTAAACTCTTTCCTACATTCATCattttgttattataagaaaatatacATAAGCTTTTATAAAGCAATCAATTGgtcaaaatttaatgttatgtATACTACATaatttacaaacaatattaCTTTACAAATTAACACCTCCTTAATTATTGCTTACCTAGCTACTATTACCATACattacttattattatattatatgttcctTAATTTCTCATAATACCAAAATATGTcatatattttagaaaaaagttATTAACATGCGAAAtccatatttattaaaattgatcctatatatttaaaacaaattattagaaaaaCCAAATATAGTAATGAAAACAAAAACTCcatatatattactaatatTAATGATGTGTCATATGTATATTAAGAGGAACCAATCTCATTCATAATAATAAAGATCCTAATTTTGCTCCTACTACTTCTCCTCTAATTATTAACACAATCTTTTTGATTGTATCAATcactttataattttaatttttcacaattagtttaaataaattatactctcttcaaaaaaacacaaaatcaatGACCAATAATGATGATGATACAAGCACTCAAACTCTTGAAACTGTCGCTGAAAAAGTCACCGAAAATGATATTCCGACAACAGCGCCACCGCCACAAGACTCCCATAACACCAAGTCTGAGGCAGCCATGGAATCTCTCTCCGCCATCATTCCCTCAATTCCTCCCTCCCAAAACCCCTCTCACTCTCTCCTCCACGACCCACAAATCTCCGACCAAATCACCGCCCTCCTCCGCCACCCCTCCTCCGGCACCGGCGACAACAACCTCTGCCGCTGGCTCTACGACACCTTCCAATCCGGCGATCCTAAACTCCAACTCGTAGTCATCCGATTCGTACCCGTAATCGCATGCGCGTACCTCTCACGCGCCACCCTTCGCAGACCACTCGCGGGTTTCGAAGCCATCTTGCTCGCCCTCTACGCGCACGAAACAACCTCACGCGCCGGCCAGCCGGTGACCGTCAACGTCCCGGACATGTCCAACCCTAGCCTGTACCACGAGCCGACGTCGCCGACCAAAAACAGCACCAACAACTCCACGTCGCTCCACATCTCCGTCGTGTCGCCGAGCCTGGAACCCCACCGGACGGTGAGGTCCACGCGCCGGGCGTGGATCGTGGGAGTGGCTTTGGAGTTATACTACAGCAAAATTTACGAGATGCCTTTGAATTCTAAGGTTGAGTTTTGTGAGTCGGTTAGAGTGTGGGCCTGTGGTGAGTCGGGACCGAGTCAACTCGGTGAAGAACAGGGGAGGCGTATTTCGTTACCGTGGGAGCTGTTGCAGCCGATTATGAGGGTTTTGGGTCACTGTGTTGTGTATTGTGGTGGTAGTAAGGACAATATGGTAATTTTTGATGCTGCTATGGTTGCTTGTAAGGCTTTGCATGAAAGAGCCGTACAGGATATTAATCCCAAGGGTATTTTGGTCACTGAGAGTTTGCTTAGGCTTGGAAATAGTAGTATTATTAGCTTGGAAGAACCAAACGACAATAAAGACCAAGAAAACGACACGTATTGTGATAAAAACGACAATAATGGTCATCTACAGTTGCTTGGTGATTCTACTGATGAGGAAGAGGAAGATGACGATGATGATGAGAGTGAAGATATTTGTAGTGATATTAATAATCACTCTGGACCAATAACTGGTGATCTAGAATATTGATGAtgaagattacaaattttttttattttaatattttgatatatatatgatcaataAAACATTTATGTTTTACcacatgattatgtttaatcaacatttaaaaaataaattatagaaaattataatGTTGGGATAcattttatagaaaatttcattCTGAGCTTGGTTTGTTGATGAATATGACCACAAGATCTTGAGAGATGAGGTTGTTATTTTCGAATAAAGCGTTAAGATTGTTTATATAAttgcttattttatttttaagcaaTTAATCTCAACATTAATATTAACATTTTATATGCTGAAACGGAtttcattaatatatattttttcaattactCCTTTATATGCATATTCACATTCACAATCTCTATATTTAACTCGTATTTTGCGAGTTAGTACCCGACCTATTTAATCTAGTTTATATAAAAGTTCATACTTATTTTTGATTAACTTATCAAtccattaaaatattaataacaatTAAACATACTTGCACTATAACATAGAagtcatttaacatatttaaatactcttaaataattaaataagttgTTGTCGTGTTATTTTAGAGTTAAGCATATCAACTAAAATTAGCCTCTTTAATAAGTGAGTTGGCCATACCAATCCATCTAAAAGAAACCCAAATTTATTTATGGTTTCAAGTCATAATATTACAATTAGCATGGAAACAGATGcctcattttttaaattaaaacttgTTAATAATGTcaaaacataaaatgattttggATAAATAGTACAAAAAGCAAACAAATAAGTGTTTGGCAATACacaaattgaaattttgtttttgaattcGCCCATGCAACCACCTTGATATGTGGCTGGCTTTGATCCTATAACAATTTGAGCAAGCGTTAATAGTTGCttgttcaaaataaataattaccacAAAATATTAATGAGTCAAAACTATAAACTCatctcattaaaaaaaataaccaagAAACATAATCAAATGTGATGAAAGAATTTATTTTAAGATTCAAATATTGTTCTTGCAATAACCCcaactatcaaaattttaacaTACAACTACTTCAGAAAGTTACTCCTAAAAAAGAAAAGGGCCACTAAGGGGGCTACAACATAAGCTCACAATTTAGACaatgaattaaatttttaaagagaCAAAACACGTTTAACATCTttgaacaaaaacaaaaatatcataattctTAGGTAAAATCTTACCCACTTCCAGCTTTCCACACTCACAACTTTGTATACCACCATCAACACATGAATGAAATCGAGCTCAGATCACTTCTTCCGACACCGAACACTGAAAGAACAGTGAATTTATTGACCAATTTGCTGCTGATGCTGCCGCTGCTGAAAGGATCAAACATTTTTTGCTGCAGTTGAAGCCACCTGGTCTTTTCGACCGAAAAATTGTCCTGTGGCTGTgcttcatatataaaaagaaaatatctcaTTGTATCCTGAAAAGATTCCTCAGTTTCAGGACCAACCTCCAATCCTCATTTGATAGATCCTCCTAAACAATTTGAGTTATGGTTAGAAAACAAAGCAAGGACTTATCCATAAAATTATCTAAGAAATGTATATAGACAACCATCCATAAAAGGAAGCAGAAATTATCAACAATCGTTTCAACTTACTCGGTAGTTAGCTTTTAGGATGTCAATAGATTTTCTTGAGATATGGCTGACAAGCTCATCTTCGATCTCAAAATGTCTGCCGAACATTTTCTGTTGCTCCTCAGAATTGCTGCCCACAATCTGCAAAAGCGCAAGAACAAAAAGAGCTATAAGCGCAACTCTTAACTACCACGTTGAATGAAAACACCAAATCTTATCATACTGATAATTAAAGTGAAATGATAACATAAAGGTTTGAGACAAGTCAAAAAAGCTTGAACTTTAAGTTCAATTTTCAGGTGATGAATACATTTTCAGAACTCAAATTGTCTTCATAACAACCATACCCATGAAGAAAGTTTCACCAAATAGTACATAACATAATTAATTCACTCTTATTAAAATCAGAAAATCtgcattattttcttttaaaaacttACGAACCATCTGGATAAAGAAAACCTCACAAGAATTTAAACTTGGCAGACTAAAAGCTCAACAAGTCATACAGAAATACTGATTACAAATCTTTGGTGCACAAAAGTTAAAGAATTTGCAAATCCcaaatacatattatatttcaAAGCATCAACTTGACAaattcacttttaatttttatagcgAATATTTTACTTTACTGATAGTGTTGACAACGCATGAAATCCGTACTTATCATGCTACACAACAGACAACAAACTGAACTTGACTAATACAAGCATTAAATATTTACCTTAATGGCCACCTTCTGCCCTTTCTTTGCAGTATCGACAGGTTTATGGTTATTTTCAATTGAAGCAATACGGCCAATATCAATGAACTCCTTTTGAGGAATACAAATTGGAGTACCCACCTATACAGAGAAATGTGCAATGTTAACAAAGAACTAATAATTCATCTGATACTGTTgaaaatgttaaaataaaagaacTCTCGATCCCTTTCCCTATGCCATAAGACCTGGTTATTAACAAGTCACAACTACACACATCAACTAGAAAGTCCATACAAAACACAAATTTCATGAGTTAGAACAATTAATTTAACAACTCCAAATAACCACCTTCAATTTTAGGAGTAAATTAAGCAGACTAAGTTCTACTTGCATTTTGTATTTCGCCCGGTTCTATGACAGAGcatgaaatgaaaaataaggCCACAACCTTATCACCGACTTGTTACGGTTTGCGACACTGACACtaccaataataataagaaataaagaaaaataaaataacaaaagggTACCTTTGCAATGCCTTCAAGAATATCAACTCCCAAGACAATTGGATCCTTTTTATTGAAAATGCAATTAGGTAAAATCTTGAGAACACATGGGAATACAACTTCATCAGCTGCTTCCTTCTTCTTTTCCTCCTTCAAATTATCTATATAGGCCTTAAATTGATCAAACAAGTGATAAATGATATCAGCAATAAAGATCTTTACACCCAACTCCTCGGCAAGTTCACGGGACTCTGGAGTCACTTTGACGTCAAAAGCTAAAATTGTTGCATactcctttttcttttctagcaTCACACTGGCCTTCATGACATCTTTCTTGTGTACCGGGCCTATGCTTATACCACTAACAGGAATATTTACTTCTGGGGTTTTAAGAAACTCCAGCAAAGCTTCCAAGGAACCAAGAGTAGATGCTTGCACACAAACTCCTTCGCCACTCTTATCAATTCTGCTCATGACAGACTTCATATCCTCCATAGTTGTTTCCTTGATATCTTCTACGTCATCATCAGGGCCCACTACATATAGAGCAGTACCAGCAATAGCATGCTCAAGACCCTGCATAAAACATTTACCAATCAATTAAGGATGCGAACTTCAACAGTAACCATGACACTTCTGAAGTGCTTAGGGTTTGAAAACATGGaggattagttagaaatataaCCTGTGCTGTGATCTTTATACCCTGTGCAGCCTTGATTTCCTTGTGATGCAGATATGTTCCCTAAACATCAAACAAACAGTAACTCAATTTATAAAATAGTTCAGAACTAAGATTAAGGGACACAAGAATATCACAACATCCACACAAAACGGTAAATAAAGAAAGCacatattttatgttttcaaGTTAGCCAGTCCAATGCATGCAATTCAAGTTTAATGAAATGTTCCACTTCGTCACTTTCGTGGCCATCTAAACATAATAATGCTGTTGATTTGGAGATATCAATAAATCCTGGGAAGCTTTTATGAGTACATGAGACAACAGGAATTCTCAATTTGAATCATGGAATTAAAGAAAAACCCTTGATGGAAAATTGGTAGCACATGTGAGAGccaaaacataaatttttttgcaattttcctCTATTTAGATTCTTCACGTTAGATTTAATTTAGTTACTTTTCCAAGTGGATAAAGACTTTAGGTGAGGCTTCTATAAAAgacataatataaaattagtaattggatttctTTTTTAAGATTCTTAGATTCTCAGGAAAAAGATTACCTTGACACGGAGCTCTTTCATGGGATGGGGTGTTAACAATGCTCGAATGCTAGTAACAATTGGTCccttaaaataaatacacattAACAATTATTAGTAAAATTCTTAATGTAATATCAATAACTTTTCATATGAATAACGAAATCTCCAGAAATAAATTACAAATATGCGTAACTAAAAGTCTCATCTGGATCTGGAAGAAGGATTAAAGACACTTACTTGCATGCCACAAACAACAATTTGATCTCCTTCATGAAGCACTCCATTGACCAGTACAACATCAATAGTTGTCCCATGACCTTCAATAACCTTAACCTCTAATACAGTACACTGGCAAAAACGAAGAAGATTTAATCAGAATTATCCAGTTTTAACCGTCTAAGAGTAGAGTATTGGTATGGTGAAAATAAAGCAAACCTGCACTTCATTGCTGAAAGTAAGCTTTTCAACCATGGTTTTCTGAGTCCATTGAACCAATAGTAACAACATATCCGGAATGCCTTCACCACTGAAATAGTTACCCCAAACATAAAACATCAGACAAGAAAGCAAAAACAGACCGTCCAAAGAGAATGAAAAGTTACATTGAAATATGAACCCAGTGTTAATGAATCATACGTAATGGCACTTGTAGGTACAATGCTGTATGTCTCTCCCATTTCTCTGTTTTTGTAATAGAGCTCAGTATTTAAGCCTTGTTCCTTGAACTGGGTTACAATCTGATGAACCGAACAAATTTAAGAATTTGTAAGTACAATTGAACAGACACAGTACAATAGAAATTGAATTGGAAACCCTATGACCTGAGTGAGCCTCATGTTGAACTCATTTTGGACATCCTTAGATTGCTGTTTCAATGCCTTTACAATTGGTGCATTGCGGGTACTTTTCCATCCATAGAGTCTGTCTACCTGCAAAATTGaaagaatagaataaaaaacATGAGTATAATATGAAGAAAATGGTGAAGGGAGATAACCAGTACTGTTCAGCTATAGTGTGCACCTTGTTCAATGCAATGATAAACTCTGTATTCCTCATTTTCAAAAGATTCAATGACTCAATTGTTTGTGGTTCTAAGCCGTGCATAATATCCACAACCAAAATCGCAATATCACATAACCCTGAACCCCTTGACCTCAAGTTTGTGAATGATTCGTGACCAGGAGTATCAATAACCAATAGCCCCGGCACCTTAAGAGTGGCATCAGCTTTTAGTTCTTTGGTTCGGTCACGTATGTTCGCTGCAGGGAAATATGTTGCTCCAATTTGTTGGGTAATACCTCCAGCCTCACCTTCTTGAACATTAGTACCACGAATACAATCCAACAGCTTAGTTTTACCAGTATCAACATGTCCCATGATGCAGCAAATGGGTGAACGAAGGTCTTTTTCAGCCTTAGGTGTAGCATCTGAATTTTGTGTTGCTTTTTTGACCGTGGCATTTTTCGTCTTCTTTTTTTCAGTGACTTCAGGCTCTGGATTTTTCTTATTGTCCACATCCTGAGATTGAACAGGCTTGGTGCTTGCAACTGCAGAAGAGGCTGCAAATATCCAAAACCCAGAAGAGTAGATGATCAGttgtcaaaataaataaaacactaGTTAAAAATTACAGAACCACAAACATCTGAAAAACAAAGATCCCATTTCAACAACCCATTGAAGCTCCATCAACCATCCACAACACCttattaaaaccctaattaagCATAAGTCAAAAGGTAAACACTCTAACAA
This window harbors:
- the LOC115709308 gene encoding uncharacterized protein LOC115709308, with amino-acid sequence MTNNDDDTSTQTLETVAEKVTENDIPTTAPPPQDSHNTKSEAAMESLSAIIPSIPPSQNPSHSLLHDPQISDQITALLRHPSSGTGDNNLCRWLYDTFQSGDPKLQLVVIRFVPVIACAYLSRATLRRPLAGFEAILLALYAHETTSRAGQPVTVNVPDMSNPSLYHEPTSPTKNSTNNSTSLHISVVSPSLEPHRTVRSTRRAWIVGVALELYYSKIYEMPLNSKVEFCESVRVWACGESGPSQLGEEQGRRISLPWELLQPIMRVLGHCVVYCGGSKDNMVIFDAAMVACKALHERAVQDINPKGILVTESLLRLGNSSIISLEEPNDNKDQENDTYCDKNDNNGHLQLLGDSTDEEEEDDDDDESEDICSDINNHSGPITGDLEY